The nucleotide sequence TCGAGGCGATGCGCGTCCCCGTGATGGAGGCAGCGGATGCCGCGGGCGTCGTGCGCTGGATTCGCGACTTCGCGGGCGCCATGGCGGAGCTGCCGCTGGAGTCCCAGCCGGCCTGGGAGGAAGAGGTGGCCCGTGAGTGCGAGCCGTACCGGACGGGCGACAAGGTCCAGCTTGGAGGAGTGACGTGGCTCGTGGTGGCGAGGAAGACGGACCCCGGGCCCTCCCGACAGGATTGACGCTCCGAGCCCGGCGGAGTGACGTGGCTCGTGAGGCCGCGGAAGGCGGACCTCGGGCCTTCCCGCCAGGACCGACGCTCCGAGCCCGGCGGTCGGAGCGGTACTGCTTCAGCCGCGCTGGGCGTGCGGCTCGGGTTCCCGCTGCCGGGCCGTTGGGGGCCGTGCCTCGTCCGCACGCGAGGCTTCTTCGATGCGGGGCAGGGCGGTGCGGCCGATGAGCCCCTCGCCCACCGCGTGCTTCGCCGCCTCGCAGGTGTCCCGCACCGCCAGCGCGGGGACTCCGAGCGCGCGCAGTTGCTCCATCTGCGCCCGGACCTCCTGGTCGCGCCGGGGGCCGGTGACGTCGCGGATGTAGACGGCGCGGATGCGGCCCGGGTGCTCGCGGACGATGGTGCCGTAGACCTCCGGGTCCTGCTGCCCGCTGTCGCCGATGAGGACGAAGGGCAGGGCGGGGTAGGTCTCCAGCAGCTTGCGGATGCGCGTCAGCTTGTCCTGGCCCTCGCCCAGTGCCGTCGACTTGGGCTCGATGAGGGAGATGTCGGTGAGGAAGAGTGGCCCGTGCGGGACGTCCTGGACCTCGAAGAAGGCGTCCAGCAGGTCGTAGAGGTTCCAGCCGCTGCGCGAGACGTAGAAGATGGGGTTGAGGCCCCTGCCGTCGGGGCCCTGCTCCAGCGCGCGGTAGAAGGCGGCGACGCCGGGGAAGGGCTTGCGGCTGTGCGCATCGTTGAAGAGGACGGTGTGGACCATCTCCAGGCGGTGGGTGGCACGGGTGCGGATGACCGTGTCGTCCACGTCGCTGATGATTCCGAACTCCGCCTCGTCGGAGGGCACGAAGACGTGCGCCGTCGCCCGGATGCCCTCCGAGCCGGCCATGGACTGGAGGAGCTGGAGCTCCACCTCCTTCCAGCCGGGCTCCACCGGCTCGGGCAGCTGCAGTTCCAG is from Pyxidicoccus xibeiensis and encodes:
- a CDS encoding App1 family protein — encoded protein: MANPLVRLTRRTVGGAKRLKRRAKQRLGLFDPLQILPFRSYGTRECLVVSGRLLEREGVIYDSDDAAASEDATRARNGRLDNLRASIRRFRSDEIPDARIAVRFGASRQEVVTDEEGFFRLELQLPEPVEPGWKEVELQLLQSMAGSEGIRATAHVFVPSDEAEFGIISDVDDTVIRTRATHRLEMVHTVLFNDAHSRKPFPGVAAFYRALEQGPDGRGLNPIFYVSRSGWNLYDLLDAFFEVQDVPHGPLFLTDISLIEPKSTALGEGQDKLTRIRKLLETYPALPFVLIGDSGQQDPEVYGTIVREHPGRIRAVYIRDVTGPRRDQEVRAQMEQLRALGVPALAVRDTCEAAKHAVGEGLIGRTALPRIEEASRADEARPPTARQREPEPHAQRG